TCGCCAGAGCAGGCCTTCTGGATGGCGGGGACTATTCCGCGACACTGAAGCTTGAGGAGCCGAAGTCCGCGGAGAAGACCAAGGACGAAATGGGGGCGAACTAGCTCATTCCGCCGGATCCGCATCCTTCCTGGGATCCGGCAGGATATCCGCCAGCTCGAAGTCGATGATGCAGAAGCGTCCCGCTCGCATGTCGTAGGTGATGTTGCGCGCTTCGGCGTCCAGGTGCCGTACGCCGTAGTCACGTTCCAGATCCGCGAAGAGCTGATCCGCACGCTGCTTGCTGATGGTGTCGGCCGGCTTCCCGCAGCTGGTGGAGACGAAGTAGAGTTCCTCCGGATATTCTTCGAGCACCTTTGGCACGTATTCGCAGCCTCGCTCTTCCAGCACCTTGAGCACCTTCACCTCGTTCTCGTAGCGCTTGTCCGCATCCGTTCCGCGGAAGCGCTTGTGCACGCGTCCCATCCAGTCCAGGCGCACATGGGCGCGGATTCCGTCTTTGAGATCTTTCATAGCCCTAGAATGGCGCGTGCCACGGAGAAATAGATGACCATGCCCGAGACATCGACGATCGCGGCAATGGCAGGAGCGGAAACAACGGCAGGATCCAGCTTCGCCGCGCGGGCTCCGAGCGGCAGCAGCGAACCAAGGAAAGTCGCGGAGGTCACCTGTGTGGTCAATGCCACCGCCACGGTGAAGGCCACCTTGCCCAAGGTCAGGCCCGGCGGCAGCGCGAAGTGGAAGAAGGGCAGCAGCACGAGGGTGAAGGCCGCCATGCAGGTGCCCAGCAGAGCTCCGAGGAAGAAGCCCGTGCGCAGTTCCTTCCACGCCACTTGCCAGGTGCAGTCTTCATCGATCTCCCCCAGAGACATCGCCCGGATGACCATCGTCGAGGCTTGGCCGCCGGTATTGCCACCCGCGGCGACAACCATCGGAAGGAACAGCGAAAGCAGGAACACCTGGCTCAGCACCGAGCCGAAGCGCATCATCACATAGCCGGAAAGGATCGAAACGAAAGCCAGTCCCGTCAGCCAACCTGCACGCCGGCGAAACTGCGTGAGGATCGTCGTGTTGAGATAGGTCTCCTCCGACTGCTCGCCACCGATACCTGCGATCTTTTCGATGTCCTCGGTGCTTTCTTCCTGCAGGATCTCCATCGCATCGTCGTGCGTCACGATCCCGAGGAGATGTCCGAATTCATCGACCACCGGCAGCGCGATGAGGTCGTACTTGAGCAGCATGTTTGCGGCTTCTTCCTGGTCGGCGGTGGCCAGCACGCGTTCCGTGCCGATTTCCCGCATGATATCGCGCACCGGGGTATCCCAGGTGTTGAAGGCCAGATCGCGGAAGCGCAGCTTGCCGATGAGGCGTCCTTTTTCATCGACCACGAAAATCCGGCTTAGCGTCTCGGTCGACTCCTGGCTGCGGCGCAGCATCTCGATCGCCTGCTTCACCGTCTGGCTCGCGAAAACCCGGCCGATCCGGGTCGTCATGCGCCCGCCCGCGGTGTCGTGATCGTATTTCAGCAGGGAGCGCGTCAGCTCCTCGTCCTCCGGTCCCAGCAGGCCCAGGAAGCGCAGCCGTGCCTCATCGCCCACGTCCTGCAGGATGTCCACGCGGTCGTCGTCGGAGAGCTCGTGAAAGAGCACCTTCAGCTCGGAGGGGCTGAAGGCTCCCAGCGCCTCCTCGATCAGGGAATCCGGCAGCTCCACGATCATGTCCGCCGCCAGTGCCGGACCGATCGTTTTCAGGAAAAGCCCGTGTTGCTCCTCCTCTAGCTCTTGGAAGGCCTGGGCGAGGTCCGCGTAGTGCATCTCCTCCGCCATGGCGCGGACGGCGCTCTGGTCCTCCGCCTCGACAGCCCGGAGGAGCTCGTCGATGGGGAGGGTGGCTTCGTCGTCCGGCATGGCCGAACTCTAAGGGCGAAGTGCCGCGAGCCAAGACCGGAGAAGGGAAAGCGCGCCTTTGCGCGCTTTCCGGGTGCGGAAAGGGCGGCCGGGGAGGCACCCCGCAGCGTATGCTAGGACGCGGACTTGCAGGACAATTCCGCCTTGTGGGAAATTTCTCACGTGAAACCCGTTTGGAATGTGGTCGCCGCTCTGGCCGTGGCGACGGCGTCGGCTGAGGTCCCGGATCTGGCCCTGCGCGCCATTCCCGTGGGGGATGTCCGTCTGCTCGATAGCCCTTTCCACGACGCCCAGAACCGTGATCTCGACTACATCCTGACCCTCGAGCCGGACCGCCTTCTCTCCGGAATGCGTGCCGCTGCGCGCTTGGAGCCGAAAGCAGCCCTCTACGGCGGCTGGGAAAAGAATGGCTCCGGCATCGTCGGCCACTACCTCAGCGCCTGCGCGTGGATGTATGCCGCTACCGGCGACAAGCGGGTAAAGGAGAAGATGGACTACATCGTCTCCGAAATGGCTGCCTACCAGAAGAACCGCGGCGATGGTGGCCTCTATGCCTCACCTTGGGAGGCGGACCGCTGGTATGCCGCGCTTGGCCGCGGCGAGCTGCGCCTCAGCAATGTGGTCCCTTGGTATGTCGGCCACAAGACCCTCGCCGGTGTGCGGGATGCTTGGCTGACCGGTGGCAATCAGCAAGCGAAGGAGGTGCTGCTCCGCTATGCCGATTGGTGTGTGCAGATCACCTCGAAGCTTACCGACCAGCAGTGGGCGGATCTTACCTCGAAGGAATTCGGCGCACCGAACGAGGTCTTCGCGGACCTTTATGCAGAAACCGGCAAGCCGGAGTATCTCGCGCTCGCGAAGCGTTTCCGGAAGGAGCCGATGGTCGCTGCGTTGGCGGAGAACAATTTCTCGGTGCTCAATGGCAAGCATGCCAATACCGAGATCCCGCTCTTTGTCGGCTACGAACGCATCTACGAGGCGACCGGCGAAGAACGATGGCACAAGGCCGCTGCGAACTTCTGGGATGCGGTTATTACCAAGCAGACCTTCTCCTTCGGCGGGAACAGCATCTGGGAAGCCTTCATCAATCCCGGGGAATATGACAAGAAGCTCGCGGACATCTGCGGACCCGAGACTTGCAATACCTACAACATGCTGAAGCTGACCCGGCAGCTTCACGAGCTCCGCCCGCAGGCGCGCTATGCCGACTACATGGAGCGCGCGCTTTACAATCACATCATCACCTCACTGGGTCCGGCACCGGACAATGGCTTCGCCTACTACACGCCCACGCGGCCCGGCCACTACAAGCGTTACTCCCAGCCCTTCGATGCCTTCTGGTGCTGCGTCGGCAGCGGCATGGAAAACCATGGCCGCTACGGCTCCTACATCTACTCCGCTTCAGAGGATCGCTTGTGGGTAAATCTCTTCATGCCATCGCAAATGCGCTGGAAGGAGAAGGACATCGAGATCCGTCAAACCACGGCTTTTCCTGAAGACGGTATTATCTCTCTCGCGGTGAAGGCCGGGAAGTCCGTTGACTTCACGCTATCCATCCGTTGCCCGGGTTGGGTGGATGCAACCAAGGTGAAGCTCCGTGTGAATGGCAAGAGCCTCGATGTGAAAGCAGAGGCTGGAAGCTATCTCGACGTGAAGCGCATCTGGCAAAGCGGCGATGTGCTCCAAGCCTACTTTCCGCCGGAGCCGCGCATGGAGAAATCCGCGGGCGGTGGCTACGCTTCCTTTTATCACGGCCCGATTCTTCTCGCCGCGCCACTCGGCGATGTCGGTCTGGTGAAGCAGGATTTTTATGCTGATGGCAGCGAACCCTTCATCCAACTGGGGCGAAAGGAAATGGATCAATCGAAGGTTCCCTCGCTTCCCATCGGTGCCAGCGTGAGGATGTTGGAGAAAGGGAAGGGCAGGAAGCTCGGCTACACTTTGAAGACCACCCAAGGCGGGCAAGCGCTCGTGCCCTTTTACCAGATCGGGCTGGAGCGGTATTCGGTGTATTTTCCGCTGCGGTAGGAGATGTTGCCCCCGGCGGCTATCCATCGCAAAATATGACGGCCATTCCCGGGAACGCGGAGGCTCCGCCCCGCAGAGCGGTGCTTCGAGGCGCTCTTCTGCTTGTGGCCCGAAATGGCCTTTCTCCACGGCTTGAAGACGCTCGGCGCGACCACCCTCGATCTATCCCTCATCTACCTCGACTCCGGCACCCCGCATGCTTGAGTGGGTCACGCCATGCCCTTCGGCCTCGATCCCAGCTTGCTTGATGAATACCTCGATATCCTGAGGAATCTCATCCGCGAGCCCTCGGTGGTCGGCTCGGAGGACTCCTTCTTCCGCGTCCTCATGCGGGAACTGCAAGAGCTCGACGTCACGCTCACCTACTACCAAGGTCTCCTCGTCGCTCAAGGGAAGGATCCCCACAGCCTGATCCTATCCGCCCACATCGATCGCCACGGCCTTGTCTGCACCGGTCCGAACGAGTTCCAATACTCCGCCTTTATCGCGAGCAACCGCAGCGAGCAAACGGGCGACTCCGTCTCGGAGCAAATGCTCGGACTCATCCAGCACCGCTTCGGCGGGCAGCGTGTTCAGGCACACATTCCCTACACCGGCACTTACTTGGGTCAGGGAACGATCACCCGCTCCTACGTCTGCCCTTATCGAAATAACCTCATCTTCGAGATCGATGGCCTGGGCTTCCTGCAGCCGGGCACTCCGGTGGCCTTCCTGGACCGCCTTTCACTGCACGACGGCTGCATCTCGGCCCAACTCGATAATGTCGTCTCGGTGGCGATGCTGGTCTTTCTCTTCCGCCGCGGCTTCCAGGGCACCGCGCTCTTCACGGCCCAAGAGGAGGCGGGACGTAGCTGGCGCTTCGCCCATGCATGGTTCCTGCGGGAACAGATCCGCACCCAGCGGCTGCTGGTGCTCGATACCAGTCCCTACCCTACCCGGGAGGCAGCCGAAGCCCAGCACCTCGTTCTCCGCCACAGGGATGCCAGCGCGTCCTTCGCCCCGGACATCACCCGGGAAGTGATCGGTCGCTGCGAGTCGTTGGAAATCGGCTACACCTTCAAGGACGCCTACGTCGAAGCATTGAATGAAACGCGGATCAAAAAGCTCTCGCTTGGACGCACCGAGCTGGGCCGCCTGATTCTGGCAAGCAATGGAGAGCTCAGCGGCACCACCTTGCAGATCCCGACCACCGGCTACCACACGGCCAGCGAAACGGCATCGCTCGACTCGATCCGTGCCGCTCTGGCGCTCCTTCTCTCCTATGTTGAGAAGCCTGCGATAATCCCATGAAGGGATGAAGCTGCTCACGATCCTGGCGCGTCGGTCGGACGGCTTGGGGGAGCGTAGATCGGCTTCGGCAGCGGTCCCGTTCCGGCGTCGCCGCGGTCCTTTTGTTCCAAGATCGCTCGCGCGATCGCACCCGCCATCTTCTCGCGATACGCGGGATCGGAGCAGAGCTTCGCTTCCGAGGCATTGCTCAGATAGCCGATCTCCGCGAGCACGCAGGGCACATCGGGATTCCGCGTCAGCCGCAGGCGGCGGCGCACCATGCCGCGGTTGCCGGATTCGGAAGGGGATACGGAGACCATGTTCCGCTGGATGCGCGTTGCCAGTCCATGGCTGTCCACGCGCCAGTAGTAGGTCTCCGGGCCGCGGATGCCCGCGCCACTGGAATTGTAGTGAAGGCTGATCAGGATCGTGCCGTTCTTCCCGCTAGCACGTGCCGCGCGCACGTCGAGGTCGATGAACTCATCCCCATCGCGCATCAGGACGGTGCGGACCTTCCCGCTGAGCTGGCGTTGCAGACGCTTCGCCGTATCGAGCGCCAGATCCTTCTCGCGCTGACCGGTGGTTCGCGAAATGGCACCCGGGTCCTTGCCACCGTGGCCGGCATCGATGATCACGGTCGAGAATCCCTGCGGTCCCGGCCGGTGTCCCCATTGATCCGCCGCGAGGTTGTTTCCCGATCCACTGCTGCTGCCACCGCTGCCGGCACAGGAGGAAAACAGGATCGCGGAGCCAAGCGCGGCTAGGAGGATGGTGACTTTCATGCGTCTAACTTCACGGCTTATCGACAGGAGTGCCACGCAAATTTCCTCAACGGTAGGCCTCGCCGGACTCGATGTATTTCTGCACCTGCGCACGCTCCTCAGCGGGCAGAGCGGAGATCCACTTCCTCGCTTCCGTCGGCTCGTAGTCCACCCAGCGTGCGGCGAAATTCTTGGCCGCCCACAGCCGCTCCGTCCCTTGCGGGAGCGAGTCGATCCAGCGGCTGCCTGCCACGGGATCGTCCTCCGCCCAACGCGCACCCTGCGTGGCCGCGGCTTGAACCAGGGGATTTCCTTGGGGACCTCCCGCTTCCGCTTCGCCCTGCTTGTTCTGGATGAGATAACGCACCGCCTCGGCGCGGAGAGTTGCCGGGAGCTGATCGTAGTGATTCGTCATCAGCTTCTGCGCGACTCCCTCTTTCTGTTCGGCGGGAAGCGCGGCGAATTCCTTCGCCGCTGCGGCCCTCTCCTCGCTGCTCCAGGTTCCCGCTGCCCTCGCCTGGGACCAAGTCACGCTGGAGCCATCGGCGAGAAGATCCGAGATCAAGCTCGCGGGCGTGGTCCCCTTGGAATCGCTTTGATTGTGAGTGAGGACGCTCTTCGCGATCGTGATCTCGCTCGGATCGGTCAGCGTGGCGATCCACGCTTCCGCCTTCTCCCGGTCCTTCGACAATGCTCCGGTCATCGCCCCGACCGCGGAATTGCGCTCCCGGGCGGTGAGTTCCTGTCCAGCGAGCAAGGTCTTGAGGGCTTCCGGATCCTTCTGTGCCAGCTGGTTCAAGGCCTGCGAGCGGAGGTGCTGCGCTTGGTCCTCGTTCAGTCCCAGCGCCGCCAGATCCTCGTCCAGCCAGCGCTTCGGATCATCGCGCACCAGGTAATAACTGGCCTGCGATGCCGCGTCCGCGAACCACCCCTCCGGCAAGGAGCGAGGGTCTTTGATCGCTTCCTTCACCAGCTCGTAGTCATTCTCGATCGCGCTTACGAAGCTGCGCTTGCCATCGGGCGACTTCTCCAGCTCCGCCACGGTAGCGGCGAAGTTCTTCTTCAAGAGCGAGGTCGTGAGATACTCGCGTGCCTGTCTCTGCAAGGCTGCCGGAAGCTGGTCGATCTTGCCTTTCAGGAACTCCGGCGAGGCGACGGAGATTCCCCGGATCATCTCCAGGAGCGAGCCGTTGCTCATGGTCTCCGCGTTTTCCGATAGCTTGCTGATCGCCTCGAAGGCAAGCTGCGGATCGGCCTTGCCCAAGGTCTCGCCGATGGATGAGAGAAATTGGGAGCGCTTTTCCGGGCTCTTGATCTCGCTCGCGTAGGCCAGTGCCGCCGCCGGATCCTGCTTCGC
This portion of the Luteolibacter luteus genome encodes:
- the mgtE gene encoding magnesium transporter, with the protein product MPDDEATLPIDELLRAVEAEDQSAVRAMAEEMHYADLAQAFQELEEEQHGLFLKTIGPALAADMIVELPDSLIEEALGAFSPSELKVLFHELSDDDRVDILQDVGDEARLRFLGLLGPEDEELTRSLLKYDHDTAGGRMTTRIGRVFASQTVKQAIEMLRRSQESTETLSRIFVVDEKGRLIGKLRFRDLAFNTWDTPVRDIMREIGTERVLATADQEEAANMLLKYDLIALPVVDEFGHLLGIVTHDDAMEILQEESTEDIEKIAGIGGEQSEETYLNTTILTQFRRRAGWLTGLAFVSILSGYVMMRFGSVLSQVFLLSLFLPMVVAAGGNTGGQASTMVIRAMSLGEIDEDCTWQVAWKELRTGFFLGALLGTCMAAFTLVLLPFFHFALPPGLTLGKVAFTVAVALTTQVTSATFLGSLLPLGARAAKLDPAVVSAPAIAAIVDVSGMVIYFSVARAILGL
- a CDS encoding N-acetylmuramoyl-L-alanine amidase family protein — translated: MKVTILLAALGSAILFSSCAGSGGSSSGSGNNLAADQWGHRPGPQGFSTVIIDAGHGGKDPGAISRTTGQREKDLALDTAKRLQRQLSGKVRTVLMRDGDEFIDLDVRAARASGKNGTILISLHYNSSGAGIRGPETYYWRVDSHGLATRIQRNMVSVSPSESGNRGMVRRRLRLTRNPDVPCVLAEIGYLSNASEAKLCSDPAYREKMAGAIARAILEQKDRGDAGTGPLPKPIYAPPSRPTDAPGS
- a CDS encoding serine/threonine protein phosphatase encodes the protein MKDLKDGIRAHVRLDWMGRVHKRFRGTDADKRYENEVKVLKVLEERGCEYVPKVLEEYPEELYFVSTSCGKPADTISKQRADQLFADLERDYGVRHLDAEARNITYDMRAGRFCIIDFELADILPDPRKDADPAE
- a CDS encoding glycoside hydrolase family 127 protein — translated: MKPVWNVVAALAVATASAEVPDLALRAIPVGDVRLLDSPFHDAQNRDLDYILTLEPDRLLSGMRAAARLEPKAALYGGWEKNGSGIVGHYLSACAWMYAATGDKRVKEKMDYIVSEMAAYQKNRGDGGLYASPWEADRWYAALGRGELRLSNVVPWYVGHKTLAGVRDAWLTGGNQQAKEVLLRYADWCVQITSKLTDQQWADLTSKEFGAPNEVFADLYAETGKPEYLALAKRFRKEPMVAALAENNFSVLNGKHANTEIPLFVGYERIYEATGEERWHKAAANFWDAVITKQTFSFGGNSIWEAFINPGEYDKKLADICGPETCNTYNMLKLTRQLHELRPQARYADYMERALYNHIITSLGPAPDNGFAYYTPTRPGHYKRYSQPFDAFWCCVGSGMENHGRYGSYIYSASEDRLWVNLFMPSQMRWKEKDIEIRQTTAFPEDGIISLAVKAGKSVDFTLSIRCPGWVDATKVKLRVNGKSLDVKAEAGSYLDVKRIWQSGDVLQAYFPPEPRMEKSAGGGYASFYHGPILLAAPLGDVGLVKQDFYADGSEPFIQLGRKEMDQSKVPSLPIGASVRMLEKGKGRKLGYTLKTTQGGQALVPFYQIGLERYSVYFPLR
- a CDS encoding peptidase M42, whose product is MPFGLDPSLLDEYLDILRNLIREPSVVGSEDSFFRVLMRELQELDVTLTYYQGLLVAQGKDPHSLILSAHIDRHGLVCTGPNEFQYSAFIASNRSEQTGDSVSEQMLGLIQHRFGGQRVQAHIPYTGTYLGQGTITRSYVCPYRNNLIFEIDGLGFLQPGTPVAFLDRLSLHDGCISAQLDNVVSVAMLVFLFRRGFQGTALFTAQEEAGRSWRFAHAWFLREQIRTQRLLVLDTSPYPTREAAEAQHLVLRHRDASASFAPDITREVIGRCESLEIGYTFKDAYVEALNETRIKKLSLGRTELGRLILASNGELSGTTLQIPTTGYHTASETASLDSIRAALALLLSYVEKPAIIP